The following proteins are encoded in a genomic region of Oncorhynchus masou masou isolate Uvic2021 chromosome 19, UVic_Omas_1.1, whole genome shotgun sequence:
- the LOC135505544 gene encoding transmembrane protein 121 yields MVLPPPDKRHVCLTTIVIMTSMAFMDAYLVEQNQGPRKIGVCIIVLVGDICFLIVLRYVAVWVGAEVRTARRGYAMILWFLYIFVLEIKLYFVFQNCKADRKSLETVARKALTLLLSVCVPGLYLVLVALDNMEYVRTFRKKEDMRGRLFWVALDLLDLLDIQANLWEPQRTGLPIWAEGLMFFYCYILLLILPCVSLSEISMQGEHVSPQKMMLYPILSLVTINVVTILIRGVNMVLFQDSRVSTIFVGKNVVAIATKASTFLEYRRQVKEFPHPQNTMALELQQNSVCHGHVPHTSHSQTLPNSTNLPHEPSPARDIDT; encoded by the coding sequence ATGGTGTTGCCACCTCCGGACAAACGCCACGTGTGCCTGACCACCATCGTCATAATGACCAGCATGGCCTTCATGGACGCCTACCTGGTGGAGCAGAACCAGGGGCCCAGGAAGATCGGCGTGTGCATCATCGTGCTGGTCGGGGACATCTGCTTCCTTATCGTGCTGCGCTACGTGGCCGTGTGGGTGGGCGCCGAGGTACGCACGGCCCGCCGCGGCTACGCCATGATCCTCTGGTTCCTCTACATATTTGTGCTGGAGATCAAGCTCTACTTCGTCTTCCAGAACTGCAAGGCGGATAGGAAGTCTCTGGAGACTGTGGCCCGGAAAGCCTTGACTCTGTTACTGTCCGTGTGCGTCCCAGGGCTTTACTTGGTTCTAGTGGCTCTGGACAACATGGAGTACGTGAGGACCTTCAGGAAGAAGGAGGACATGCGGGGGAGGCTCTTCTGGGTGGCTCTAGATCTTCTGGATCTTCTGGACATCCAGGCCAACCTGTGGGAGCCTCAGCGGACCGGCCTGCCAATCTGGGCCGAGGGACTGATGTTTTTCTACtgctacatcctcctcctcatcctgccCTGCGTCTCGCTCAGTGAGATCTCCATGCAAGGGGAGCACGTGTCGCCCCAGAAGATGATGCTCTATCCCATCCTCAGCCTAGTCACCATCAACGTGGTCACCATCCTGATTCGTGGGGTCAACATGGTCCTGTTCCAGGACAGTAGAGTCTCGACCATCTTCGTGGGCAAGAACGTGGTGGCGATCGCTACGAAGGCGTCCACGTTCCTGGAGTACCGGCGTCAAGTGAAGGAGTTCCCCCACCCGCAGAACACCATGGCATTGGAGCTGCAGCAGAACTCGGTGTGCCATGGACATGTGCCCCACACGTCGCACTCGCAGACCCTGCCCAACTCCACCAACCTGCCCCACGAACCCTCGCCAGCTCGCGACATAGACACATGA